In one window of Gemmatimonadota bacterium DNA:
- a CDS encoding anhydro-N-acetylmuramic acid kinase, protein MTERPTLAVGLMSGTSLDGVDAALVRFEGPTRCQLLGFETRPYSTAEREQLLAAIAAGGARELALLHVRLSEWAVEAVEGVLAETHTRASDLGFIAMHGQTIWHEPPAVSWQLGEPAVLAERFGVRVVSNFRARDVAAGGQGAPLVPMADSLLFGHPEHARVLLNLGGMANLTLVPRRSAEQGVLAFDTGPGVALMDAVARMVDRALRFDHDGRLARQGRVHEALLAALLTDPFFSQAPPKSTGRERFGLALAERIHREAPGADGVATAVELTARTVSEALARWVPGTPEVIGSGGGMHHPVLRERLEALLGARGQSLALFDDLFFTGDAKEAVAFALLGYLTVHGQPGNIPAATGAAAPRILGQVTPA, encoded by the coding sequence ATGACCGAACGCCCGACCCTCGCCGTGGGCCTGATGTCCGGCACCTCGCTCGATGGCGTGGACGCCGCCTTGGTGCGATTCGAGGGCCCCACCCGCTGCCAGCTGCTCGGGTTCGAGACCCGGCCCTACAGCACCGCCGAGCGGGAGCAACTCCTCGCGGCGATCGCGGCCGGCGGCGCGCGGGAGCTGGCGCTGCTGCACGTGCGGCTGTCCGAGTGGGCCGTGGAGGCGGTGGAGGGGGTGCTGGCCGAGACCCACACCCGCGCCTCGGACCTCGGGTTCATCGCCATGCACGGCCAGACCATCTGGCACGAGCCACCGGCCGTGAGCTGGCAGCTCGGGGAGCCGGCGGTCCTGGCGGAGCGGTTCGGGGTGCGCGTGGTGAGCAACTTCCGCGCGCGTGACGTGGCCGCGGGCGGGCAGGGCGCGCCGCTCGTGCCGATGGCCGACAGCCTGCTCTTCGGCCATCCGGAGCATGCCCGGGTGCTGCTCAACCTGGGCGGCATGGCCAACCTCACCCTAGTGCCGCGCCGCTCGGCGGAGCAGGGGGTGCTGGCCTTCGACACCGGGCCCGGCGTGGCGCTCATGGACGCGGTGGCGCGCATGGTGGATCGCGCGCTCCGGTTCGACCACGACGGCCGCCTGGCCCGGCAGGGGCGGGTGCACGAGGCGCTGCTGGCGGCCCTGCTCACCGACCCGTTCTTCAGCCAGGCGCCGCCCAAGAGCACCGGGCGGGAGCGGTTCGGTCTGGCGCTGGCGGAGCGGATCCACCGCGAGGCGCCCGGCGCCGACGGCGTCGCCACCGCGGTGGAGCTCACGGCGCGGACCGTGAGCGAGGCGCTGGCCCGCTGGGTGCCGGGCACCCCGGAGGTCATCGGCTCCGGGGGCGGGATGCACCACCCGGTGCTGCGGGAGCGGCTCGAGGCGCTTCTCGGCGCCCGCGGCCAGTCGCTCGCCCTGTTCGATGACCTGTTCTTCACCGGCGACGCCAAGGAGGCGGTGGCGTTCGCGCTGCTGGGGTACCTCACCGTCCACGGGCAGCCCGGGAACATCCCCGCCGCCACCGGCGCCGCCGCGCCACGGATCCTCGGGCAGGTCACGCCCGCATGA
- the murQ gene encoding N-acetylmuramic acid 6-phosphate etherase — MTDSFLDPRLTERRNPRTAGIDRATALELVDLINAEDQAVPVAVGRMRAEIARTIDHIEAAFRAGGRLYYIGAGTSGRLGVLDASECPPTFGTDPELVTGIIAGGFKALVRSVEGAEDDLNAGIAEMDAHRVRNVDVVVGIAASGSTPYVRAALGRAQALGARTVLVTCAEPPQVLRDTCDECIVLRVGPEVVTGSTRMKAGTATKLVLNMLTTGAMIRMGKTWGNLMVDLRAWNAKLQDRSERILMEATGVSRDRARDLLQAAAGRVKPAIVMERRGVDLAGAEQLLEAHQGRLREIIGDPPGVTTP; from the coding sequence ATGACCGACTCCTTCCTCGACCCGCGACTGACCGAGCGGCGCAACCCGCGCACCGCCGGCATCGACCGCGCCACCGCCCTGGAGCTGGTGGACCTCATCAACGCCGAGGACCAGGCGGTCCCGGTGGCGGTGGGCCGGATGCGAGCGGAGATTGCCCGGACCATCGACCATATCGAGGCGGCCTTCCGTGCGGGGGGCCGCCTCTACTACATCGGCGCCGGGACCAGCGGCCGTCTCGGCGTGCTCGACGCCTCCGAGTGTCCTCCCACCTTCGGCACCGACCCGGAGCTGGTCACCGGCATCATCGCCGGGGGCTTCAAGGCCCTCGTCCGCTCGGTGGAGGGCGCCGAGGACGACCTCAACGCCGGCATCGCCGAGATGGATGCCCACCGGGTGCGCAACGTCGACGTGGTGGTCGGGATCGCCGCCAGCGGCTCCACGCCCTACGTGCGCGCGGCGCTGGGGCGGGCCCAGGCGCTGGGCGCGCGCACGGTGCTGGTGACCTGCGCCGAGCCGCCGCAGGTGCTGCGGGACACCTGCGACGAGTGCATCGTGCTCCGGGTCGGTCCCGAGGTGGTGACCGGCTCCACCCGCATGAAGGCCGGGACCGCCACCAAGCTGGTGCTCAACATGCTCACCACCGGCGCCATGATCCGGATGGGCAAGACCTGGGGCAACCTGATGGTGGACCTCCGCGCCTGGAACGCCAAGCTGCAGGACCGCAGCGAGCGGATCCTGATGGAGGCCACCGGGGTGTCCCGGGACCGGGCCCGCGACCTGCTCCAGGCCGCCGCGGGCCGGGTCAAGCCGGCCATCGTGATGGAGCGCCGCGGCGTGGACCTCGCCGGTGCCGAGCAGCTGCTGGAGGCCCACCAGGGCCGGCTTCGTGAGATCATCGGTGACCCCCCGGGAGTGACCACCCCATGA
- the ggt gene encoding gamma-glutamyltransferase has protein sequence MRLRVPSLLLASLALGTACTSSGPITSRSGPTVPAPTAGINPAWPLAGKARVAVGRQAMVVSGNPIASEVGRQVLEAGGNAVDAAVAVGFALAVVHPEAGNIGGGGFMVFRMADGTTAALDYREAAPGRATHDMYLDRSGDPTALSDKGHLAAGVPGSVAGMVTAHQRFGRLPLASVLDPAIRLATEGFLVDDYRSRSIDGYRAWLYTFPASRRYFLPENGQAPPPGSTLVQADLGRTLTAIRDHGADGFYRGWVADSIVAEMARGGGLISHEDLAAYRAIWRDPVRITYRGYAIYSMPPASSGGVTLGLILNILEGYDRLPPFGSPALLHREAEAMRRAFTDRNIYLGDPAFVRMPLERLLSKEYAATLRQQIDPSHATPTPPFDPTLRDGNSTTHYSVVDAEGNAVSCTTTLNDSYGSAVAVSGAGFLLNDEMDDFTTAPGKPNGYGLIQGEANAIQPGKRMLSAMTPSIVLDPEGQLYLVVGTPGGPTIITQVYHVISNVIDHGMSLADAVAAPRMHHQALPDAIRLERNGFQPGAIAALEALGHALEYRGRWGDVEAIIRTPTGWQGVSDPRLGGGGAGY, from the coding sequence GTGCGCCTCCGCGTCCCTTCGCTCCTGCTCGCCAGCCTTGCCCTGGGCACCGCCTGCACCAGTTCCGGCCCGATCACCTCCCGCAGCGGCCCGACGGTGCCGGCGCCGACCGCAGGGATCAACCCGGCCTGGCCGCTCGCCGGCAAGGCGCGGGTGGCCGTGGGACGGCAGGCCATGGTGGTCTCGGGCAACCCGATTGCGAGCGAGGTGGGCCGGCAGGTGCTCGAGGCCGGCGGCAACGCGGTCGATGCCGCCGTGGCCGTGGGCTTTGCGCTGGCGGTGGTGCACCCCGAGGCGGGGAACATCGGTGGCGGCGGCTTCATGGTGTTCCGCATGGCCGACGGCACCACCGCCGCGCTCGACTACCGCGAGGCGGCGCCAGGTCGGGCCACCCACGACATGTACCTCGACCGCTCCGGCGACCCGACCGCCCTGTCCGACAAGGGGCACCTCGCCGCCGGTGTCCCGGGGTCGGTGGCGGGCATGGTGACCGCGCACCAGCGCTTTGGTCGGCTGCCGCTGGCCTCGGTCCTGGATCCGGCCATCCGGCTCGCCACCGAGGGGTTCCTGGTGGACGACTATCGCAGCCGCTCCATCGATGGCTACCGCGCCTGGCTGTACACCTTCCCCGCCTCGCGCCGCTACTTCCTGCCGGAGAACGGCCAGGCGCCGCCCCCCGGCAGCACCCTGGTGCAGGCGGACCTGGGCCGCACCCTGACCGCCATCCGCGACCACGGCGCCGACGGGTTCTACCGGGGCTGGGTGGCCGACTCGATCGTGGCGGAGATGGCGCGGGGCGGCGGGCTGATCAGCCACGAGGACCTCGCCGCCTACCGGGCCATCTGGCGCGACCCGGTCCGGATCACCTACCGGGGCTATGCCATCTACTCCATGCCCCCGGCGTCCTCCGGGGGCGTGACCCTGGGCCTGATCCTCAACATCCTCGAGGGCTACGACCGGCTGCCCCCGTTCGGCTCGCCGGCCCTGCTGCATCGCGAGGCGGAGGCGATGCGGCGCGCCTTCACCGACCGCAACATCTACCTGGGTGACCCGGCCTTCGTGCGCATGCCGCTCGAGCGACTGCTCTCGAAGGAGTACGCCGCTACCCTCCGGCAGCAGATCGACCCGTCGCACGCCACGCCGACGCCGCCGTTCGATCCCACCCTGCGCGACGGCAACTCCACCACCCACTATTCGGTGGTCGATGCCGAGGGCAACGCCGTCAGCTGCACCACCACCCTCAACGACAGCTACGGCAGCGCCGTGGCGGTCTCGGGCGCGGGGTTCCTGCTCAACGACGAGATGGACGACTTCACCACGGCCCCGGGGAAGCCCAACGGCTACGGCCTCATCCAGGGCGAGGCCAACGCGATCCAGCCGGGCAAGCGGATGCTCTCCGCCATGACGCCGAGCATCGTCCTGGACCCCGAGGGCCAGCTCTACCTGGTGGTGGGCACCCCGGGCGGGCCGACGATCATCACCCAGGTGTACCACGTGATCTCCAACGTGATCGACCACGGGATGTCGCTGGCCGACGCGGTGGCGGCACCCCGCATGCACCACCAGGCGCTGCCCGACGCCATCCGCCTGGAGCGGAACGGGTTCCAGCCCGGCGCCATCGCCGCGCTCGAGGCGCTGGGACATGCCCTCGAGTACCGCGGCCGCTGGGGGGACGTCGAGGCGATCATCCGGACGCCCACCGGGTGGCAGGGCGTCTCGGATCCGCGGCTGGGGGGGGGCGGCGCGGGCTACTAG
- a CDS encoding ABC transporter ATP-binding protein: MLHLRRLLPAARPYWAVFAAGFVCVLLSNFFTTLAPRFLQQGIDALGGGGTAATVRQAILSLLAVATAGGIARYGMRESLNSVSRRVETDLRDRLYQHLQRLSAAFYDRYATGDLMARTTNDLLAVRMVAGPGLMYLSDTIVRTALVLPYMLHISPRLTGLALLPLLGLPVGMVAFGQAIHRRSQRIQAAFSDLSSAVHENLSGARVVRAYRQEAAEIARFSTLNADYAGRNLALARVAGAFHPLLALFGGLGAAVVIWVGGGLVIQGTMTAGEFVAFGVYLVTLVWPMIALGWVVNLVQRGEASMGRINELMDAVPAIQEPATPRQLPPAATARSLAFEGVAFRYPNAHDRGEVLSDISFTVPAGGSLGVVGATGSGKSTLAELIVRSYDPDRGRILIDGVDLRDLRFDDLRRVVGFVPQETFLFSDTLRANVLLGAPDDGRLERVIQTSQLVEALPSLPRGIDTMLGERGVNLSGGQRQRTAIARALAQDPPIFVLDDALSAVDGETELRILRGLRDALAQRTRVIISHRLSAVRDADWILVLDGGRVVEEGVHDDLMARQGRYWELLQRQEVEAELEEQAPHA, encoded by the coding sequence ATGCTCCACCTTCGGCGACTCCTGCCCGCGGCCCGGCCCTACTGGGCCGTCTTTGCCGCCGGCTTCGTGTGTGTCCTGCTCTCCAACTTCTTCACCACCCTCGCGCCCCGCTTCCTGCAGCAGGGCATCGATGCGCTGGGTGGTGGCGGCACCGCCGCCACGGTGCGGCAGGCCATCCTGAGCCTGCTGGCGGTCGCCACCGCGGGGGGCATCGCGCGCTACGGCATGCGCGAGTCCCTCAACAGCGTGAGCCGCCGGGTCGAGACCGACCTGCGCGACCGGCTGTACCAGCACCTGCAGCGGCTCTCGGCGGCCTTCTACGACCGCTACGCCACCGGCGACCTCATGGCCCGCACCACCAACGACCTGCTGGCCGTCCGCATGGTCGCCGGGCCGGGACTCATGTACCTGAGCGACACGATCGTCCGCACCGCCCTGGTGCTGCCGTACATGCTGCACATCAGCCCGCGCCTCACCGGCCTGGCCCTGCTGCCGCTGCTGGGCCTGCCCGTGGGCATGGTGGCGTTCGGGCAGGCCATCCATCGCCGCAGCCAGCGCATCCAGGCGGCGTTCAGCGATCTCTCCAGCGCGGTCCACGAGAACCTGTCAGGCGCCCGCGTGGTGCGCGCCTACCGCCAGGAGGCGGCGGAGATCGCGCGGTTCAGCACGTTAAACGCGGACTACGCCGGCCGCAATCTCGCCCTGGCCCGGGTGGCGGGGGCCTTCCACCCCCTGCTCGCCCTCTTCGGCGGGCTCGGGGCGGCGGTGGTGATCTGGGTCGGGGGTGGGCTGGTGATCCAGGGCACCATGACGGCCGGCGAGTTCGTGGCCTTCGGGGTGTACCTGGTCACCCTGGTGTGGCCGATGATCGCCCTGGGGTGGGTGGTGAACCTGGTGCAGCGGGGCGAAGCCTCGATGGGCCGCATCAACGAACTGATGGACGCGGTGCCGGCCATCCAGGAGCCCGCCACCCCGCGCCAGCTGCCGCCCGCGGCCACCGCCCGGAGCCTGGCCTTCGAGGGGGTCGCGTTCCGCTACCCCAACGCCCACGACCGCGGCGAGGTGCTCTCCGACATCTCCTTCACCGTGCCCGCCGGCGGGTCGCTCGGCGTGGTGGGTGCCACCGGTTCGGGCAAGAGCACCCTGGCCGAGCTGATCGTCCGCAGCTACGACCCGGACCGGGGCCGCATCCTGATCGATGGGGTGGACCTGCGCGACCTGCGCTTCGACGACCTGCGCCGGGTGGTGGGCTTCGTGCCACAGGAGACCTTCCTGTTCAGCGACACCCTGCGGGCCAACGTCCTGCTGGGCGCGCCGGACGACGGCCGGCTGGAGCGGGTGATCCAGACCTCGCAGCTGGTCGAGGCCCTCCCCTCCCTGCCCCGCGGGATCGACACCATGCTCGGGGAGCGCGGCGTGAATCTCTCGGGCGGGCAGCGGCAGCGGACGGCCATCGCCCGCGCACTGGCCCAGGACCCGCCGATCTTCGTGCTGGACGACGCCCTCTCCGCGGTGGACGGCGAGACCGAGCTGCGCATCCTGCGCGGCCTGCGCGACGCCCTGGCCCAGCGCACCCGGGTGATCATCTCCCACCGCCTCTCGGCGGTGCGCGATGCCGACTGGATCCTGGTGCTGGACGGGGGCCGGGTCGTGGAAGAGGGCGTCCACGACGACCTCATGGCCCGGCAGGGCCGCTACTGGGAGCTGCTGCAGCGCCAGGAGGTCGAGGCGGAGCTCGAGGAGCAGGCGCCGCACGCCTGA
- a CDS encoding SLC13 family permease, which translates to MTWHAWFTLAVTLLTLVLLVKDLMAPANVMLAAAIALLLGGVITPEQAFAGFGNPAPMTVAALYILARAAEKTGLLQPVLERLLGQGHGGRWAMTKLLVPSAAASAFLNNTPIVAMMIPQILRWSDRVRESASRYLMPMSFAVVLGGVMTTIGTSTNLVVSGMLHQAGGAPLGLFEVTPVGLPVAIIGLITMIITVPWLQPDRRPTRAQLEESVREFAATMTVVPGGPLDGVEVEAGGLRNLQGVFLAEVERDGEQIVPVAPNQVLRGGDRLNFVGRADNVVDLQSRRGLVSAEAQHMSHFDSARHGFYQAVVGANSPLVGKTLKEVEFRRTYQAAVVAIHRSGQAVAAKLGEVKLRLGDTLLVLADPGFRDRWRDRNDFLMVAAMDGTPPAVSRKAWIVGVIGLLIVGVAGAGFVPILQAALVGVVALVAFGVLTATEARNAIELDTIIVIAASFALGAAMDKSGLAAVVARLVLDASGGHSVHGALLGLVLATVVTTELITNNAAAALLFPIAFASAQQLGVDPRPFAIAVAVAASNSFLTPIGYQTNTMVYGPGGYRFFDYVRVGLPLTITTVITTVLVIPWWWGL; encoded by the coding sequence ATGACTTGGCACGCCTGGTTCACGCTCGCGGTCACGCTGCTCACGCTGGTCCTCCTGGTCAAGGACCTCATGGCCCCGGCCAACGTGATGCTCGCCGCCGCCATCGCCCTCCTCCTCGGCGGCGTCATCACGCCCGAGCAGGCCTTCGCCGGGTTCGGCAACCCCGCGCCGATGACGGTGGCCGCGCTCTACATCCTGGCCCGGGCCGCGGAGAAGACCGGCCTGCTGCAGCCGGTGCTGGAACGGCTCCTCGGCCAGGGCCACGGCGGGCGCTGGGCCATGACCAAGCTCCTCGTTCCCTCGGCGGCCGCCTCCGCCTTCCTCAACAACACCCCGATCGTCGCAATGATGATCCCCCAGATCCTGCGCTGGTCGGACCGGGTGCGTGAGTCGGCCTCGCGCTACCTGATGCCGATGTCGTTCGCGGTGGTGCTGGGCGGAGTCATGACCACGATCGGGACCTCCACCAACCTCGTGGTGTCGGGCATGCTGCACCAGGCCGGGGGCGCGCCGCTCGGCCTGTTCGAGGTCACCCCGGTGGGCCTCCCGGTGGCCATCATCGGGCTCATCACGATGATCATCACCGTGCCCTGGCTGCAGCCCGACCGGCGGCCCACCCGGGCCCAGCTGGAGGAGAGCGTCCGCGAGTTTGCCGCCACCATGACCGTCGTGCCGGGCGGGCCGCTCGACGGGGTGGAGGTGGAGGCGGGGGGGCTCCGCAACCTGCAGGGGGTGTTCCTGGCCGAGGTCGAGCGCGACGGCGAGCAGATCGTGCCGGTGGCGCCGAACCAGGTGCTCCGGGGCGGGGACCGGCTCAACTTCGTGGGGCGGGCCGACAACGTGGTGGACCTGCAGAGCCGCCGCGGCCTGGTCTCGGCCGAGGCGCAGCACATGTCGCACTTCGACTCGGCGCGGCACGGGTTCTACCAGGCGGTGGTGGGCGCCAACTCGCCGCTGGTGGGCAAGACGCTCAAGGAGGTGGAGTTCCGGCGGACCTACCAGGCCGCCGTGGTGGCGATCCACCGCAGCGGGCAGGCGGTGGCGGCCAAGCTCGGCGAGGTCAAGCTCCGGCTGGGCGACACCCTGCTGGTGCTGGCCGACCCCGGCTTCCGGGACCGGTGGCGGGACCGGAACGACTTCCTGATGGTGGCGGCGATGGACGGCACCCCGCCCGCGGTCAGCCGCAAGGCTTGGATCGTCGGGGTCATCGGGCTGCTGATCGTGGGAGTGGCGGGGGCGGGCTTCGTCCCGATCCTGCAGGCGGCGCTGGTGGGGGTAGTGGCGCTGGTGGCCTTCGGCGTGCTGACCGCCACCGAGGCGCGGAACGCCATCGAGCTCGACACGATCATCGTCATCGCGGCGTCGTTCGCGCTGGGGGCGGCGATGGACAAGTCGGGGCTGGCGGCGGTGGTGGCAAGGCTGGTGCTCGACGCCTCCGGGGGGCACAGCGTGCACGGGGCGCTGCTCGGGCTGGTGCTCGCCACGGTGGTCACCACCGAGCTCATCACCAACAACGCCGCGGCGGCGCTGCTCTTCCCGATCGCCTTTGCCAGCGCGCAGCAGCTCGGCGTGGACCCGCGTCCCTTCGCGATCGCGGTGGCGGTGGCGGCGTCCAACAGCTTCCTGACGCCCATCGGGTACCAGACCAACACGATGGTCTACGGGCCGGGGGGCTACCGTTTCTTCGACTACGTGCGGGTGGGCCTGCCGCTCACCATCACCACGGTGATCACCACGGTCCTCGTCATCCCCTGGTGGTGGGGGCTCTAG
- a CDS encoding cytochrome c biogenesis protein CcdA, producing the protein MADFSLLVAFSAGILSFLSPCVLPLVPSYIGFLTGLSLDEMSSRRRVAFTHALLFVLGFTLVFLLLGATASALGRTLAFHKVWLQRLGGVLIIVFGLVCLGVIKSNVLLQDKRVHLQDKPLGFLGSVLVGMAFAAGWTPCIGPILGGILGLASAADTFGRGMLLLGAYSAGLAVPFLLAAWAVDRFLAWFQKFRPYLPWVMRVSGLLLIVVGVLLITGQFTRLAGFLQGLTPAGLLERL; encoded by the coding sequence TTGGCTGACTTTTCGCTGCTGGTTGCGTTCAGTGCCGGGATCCTGAGCTTCCTCAGCCCGTGCGTGCTGCCGCTGGTGCCTTCCTACATCGGGTTCCTCACCGGCCTCTCGCTCGACGAGATGAGCTCGCGCCGCCGGGTAGCGTTCACGCACGCGCTGCTCTTCGTGCTGGGGTTCACCCTCGTCTTCCTGCTGCTCGGGGCCACCGCCAGCGCCCTGGGCCGGACGCTCGCGTTCCACAAGGTGTGGCTCCAGCGCCTCGGCGGCGTGCTGATCATCGTCTTCGGGCTGGTGTGCCTTGGGGTGATCAAGTCCAATGTCCTGCTGCAGGACAAGCGCGTTCACCTGCAGGATAAGCCGCTCGGCTTCCTCGGGTCCGTCCTGGTCGGCATGGCGTTTGCCGCTGGCTGGACGCCCTGCATCGGCCCCATCCTGGGCGGCATCCTCGGGCTCGCCTCGGCGGCCGACACCTTCGGGCGGGGCATGCTGCTGCTCGGCGCCTATTCGGCGGGGCTGGCGGTGCCGTTCCTGCTGGCGGCCTGGGCGGTGGACCGCTTCCTGGCCTGGTTCCAGAAGTTCCGGCCCTACCTCCCCTGGGTGATGCGGGTGAGCGGCCTGCTGCTGATCGTGGTGGGGGTGCTGCTCATCACCGGCCAGTTCACCCGGCTGGCGGGGTTCCTGCAGGGCCTGACCCCTGCGGGGCTGCTGGAGCGGTTGTAG
- a CDS encoding transcriptional repressor: protein MARLSRAEGEVLLDRFRRHLKDHGQPVTRPRQQIARVVLLSDEHLSVEQIRRQLLAAGASVGLATIYRTLELLVESGLVRAHDFGQGYRRYEPNPPQPSHHHLICLRCGRVEEFQHERLERMLPIIADEHGFKAERHRLELYGTCRECQRRAFG, encoded by the coding sequence ATGGCGCGGCTCAGCCGGGCTGAGGGGGAGGTCCTCCTCGACCGGTTCCGGCGCCACCTCAAGGATCACGGCCAGCCGGTCACCCGGCCCCGCCAGCAGATCGCCCGGGTGGTGCTGCTCTCCGATGAACACCTGTCGGTGGAACAGATCCGGCGCCAGCTCCTGGCGGCCGGCGCCTCCGTGGGGCTCGCCACGATCTACCGCACCCTGGAACTGCTGGTCGAGAGCGGGCTGGTGCGGGCCCACGACTTCGGGCAGGGGTACCGGCGCTACGAGCCGAACCCGCCCCAGCCCAGTCACCATCACCTGATCTGCCTCCGCTGCGGCCGGGTGGAAGAATTCCAGCACGAACGGCTCGAGCGCATGCTGCCGATCATCGCGGATGAGCACGGGTTCAAGGCGGAGCGCCATCGCCTCGAGCTGTACGGCACCTGCCGGGAGTGTCAACGGAGGGCGTTTGGCTGA
- a CDS encoding TonB-dependent receptor, with translation MRAVSCGALVLLLAAPLAAQVPARRDSTARDTARVLPELTVTVTRAQETVSRVPAAVSVVDPRDLKGAQANLGLDESLNNLPGVYVANRYNFNLDQRLVIRGFGTRSNFGLRGIKVMLDGIPQTLPDGQSQLNNVDFANLGRIEVLRGASSSLYGNASGGVVSLTTEPAGPGPFSQSVRAEGGSFGLFRIHSRTTARRGAASGTLSLSRTTADGSRQWSRSEFTQLNLGGDYLLGGATTIGLRFGYTDAPIARNPGALTATEFLANPDSASANSIRRRADKDLWQGQLAVTARHFTGRGEWSVALFGVQRDLKNALGSPPPQGPGANVGIYNEIGRKAGGVRLAGDQRLGRSERAVRVVAGLDLQTMRDDRRGWRSVDGQPDTLIQSQLEKVTEVGPFLQLHWSPSADLALSGGLRYDAVRFDVADKHLLDGVDGTGDRTMSAASGNLGATWLRYQAFSPYVTVSTSFETPTTTELANQPNSTSGFNTTIDPSRSVNYELGARGVAGRFTYSVAGFVGRVKDAIVQFSEVSGRGYFTNAGRLKNDGIELGVSARVAEPLRVFGNWTYANYRYDTYRIVTGATVDTLDGKRLPGVPKAFIRLGLRAGPIRGFALDLDHTMSSSLFADDKNTIYVSGWGAKPSTGDIPGIGSGVTNLRLSWEGTSGGAWIRPFLGINNLGDRTYVSALTINGAFGRVFEPAPGRNYYVGAEIGWAAR, from the coding sequence ATGCGAGCTGTGTCGTGCGGTGCCCTGGTGCTCCTCCTTGCCGCGCCCCTGGCGGCCCAGGTCCCGGCCCGCCGGGATTCCACCGCGCGGGACACCGCGCGCGTGCTCCCGGAACTGACCGTGACCGTGACCCGCGCCCAGGAGACCGTGAGCCGGGTGCCGGCCGCCGTCAGCGTGGTCGACCCGCGGGACCTCAAGGGGGCGCAGGCCAACCTCGGGCTGGACGAGTCGCTGAACAACCTCCCGGGCGTCTACGTCGCCAATCGCTACAACTTCAACCTCGACCAGCGGCTGGTCATCCGGGGCTTCGGTACCCGCTCCAACTTCGGGCTGCGCGGCATCAAGGTGATGCTCGACGGCATTCCCCAGACCCTGCCCGACGGCCAGAGCCAGCTCAACAACGTGGATTTCGCCAACCTCGGCCGCATCGAGGTGCTGCGCGGCGCCTCCAGCTCGCTGTACGGCAATGCCTCGGGCGGCGTGGTCTCGCTCACCACCGAGCCGGCGGGGCCGGGGCCGTTCTCCCAGTCGGTCCGGGCCGAGGGCGGGTCGTTCGGGCTGTTCCGGATCCACAGCCGCACCACGGCGCGGCGCGGCGCGGCGAGCGGCACCCTGTCGCTGTCCCGCACCACCGCCGACGGCAGCCGGCAGTGGAGTCGCAGCGAGTTCACCCAGCTCAACCTGGGCGGCGACTACCTCCTGGGCGGGGCCACCACCATCGGACTCCGCTTCGGGTACACCGATGCCCCGATCGCGCGGAACCCGGGCGCCCTCACCGCCACGGAGTTCCTTGCCAACCCCGACTCCGCCTCCGCCAACAGCATCCGCCGCCGGGCCGACAAGGACCTGTGGCAGGGCCAGCTCGCGGTCACGGCGCGGCACTTCACCGGGCGCGGTGAATGGAGCGTGGCGCTCTTCGGCGTGCAGCGCGACCTCAAGAACGCCCTCGGCTCGCCGCCGCCCCAGGGGCCCGGCGCCAACGTGGGCATCTACAACGAGATCGGCCGGAAGGCCGGGGGCGTGCGCCTCGCCGGCGACCAACGTCTCGGACGCTCCGAGCGCGCCGTCCGGGTGGTCGCGGGGCTCGACCTGCAGACCATGCGGGACGACCGCCGCGGCTGGCGCTCGGTGGACGGCCAGCCCGACACCCTGATCCAGAGCCAGCTCGAGAAGGTGACGGAGGTGGGCCCCTTCCTGCAGCTGCACTGGTCGCCGTCGGCCGACCTCGCCCTGAGCGGCGGCCTCCGCTATGACGCGGTGCGCTTCGACGTGGCGGACAAGCACCTGCTCGATGGCGTGGATGGCACCGGCGATCGCACCATGTCGGCGGCCTCCGGGAACCTCGGCGCCACCTGGCTGCGCTACCAGGCCTTCAGCCCCTACGTGACGGTCTCCACCAGCTTCGAGACCCCGACCACCACCGAGCTCGCCAACCAGCCCAACTCGACGAGCGGGTTCAATACCACCATCGATCCCTCCCGCTCGGTGAACTACGAGCTGGGCGCCCGGGGCGTCGCGGGCCGCTTCACCTACTCGGTGGCCGGGTTCGTGGGACGGGTCAAGGACGCCATCGTGCAGTTCAGCGAGGTGAGCGGCCGCGGCTACTTCACCAACGCCGGGCGGCTCAAGAATGACGGCATCGAGCTTGGGGTGAGCGCCCGGGTGGCGGAGCCGCTGCGCGTCTTCGGCAACTGGACCTACGCCAACTACCGGTATGACACGTACCGGATCGTCACCGGCGCCACCGTCGACACCCTGGACGGCAAGCGCCTCCCTGGGGTGCCCAAGGCCTTCATCCGCTTGGGACTCCGGGCCGGCCCGATCCGGGGCTTCGCACTCGACCTGGACCACACCATGTCCTCGTCGCTCTTCGCGGACGACAAGAACACGATCTACGTTTCGGGCTGGGGCGCCAAGCCGTCGACCGGCGACATCCCCGGCATCGGCAGCGGGGTGACCAACCTCCGGCTCAGCTGGGAAGGCACCTCCGGGGGCGCCTGGATCCGGCCGTTCCTCGGCATCAACAACCTGGGCGACCGCACCTACGTGAGCGCCCTGACCATCAACGGGGCCTTCGGGCGGGTCTTCGAGCCCGCGCCGGGGCGCAACTACTACGTGGGCGCCGAGATCGGCTGGGCCGCCCGCTAG